From Heteronotia binoei isolate CCM8104 ecotype False Entrance Well chromosome 3, APGP_CSIRO_Hbin_v1, whole genome shotgun sequence, a single genomic window includes:
- the EXPH5 gene encoding exophilin-5 → MARAARAVDLSFLKEEEAEQIFHVLERDSRLRRAEKERISKLHKKKEDITVLPGATGKWFEEIQRRKFQNETDVSKMIKQPLAHRLRKAIKPDSTAVKPSTPQNSQAQKNGSPSILGGLRTPFASLFSSFRKPKRQPLKPPSSPPQQHHHPPRYDRFAPGRLKSSKLEEMAKTETCNSPLATKLTNKRFDGKQPEVMEDTSTWNEQLEKELLRVLGSLDEQLAQEQAQGPAKRRTTTDYGCRTSDSNQYPTVTRQSFQRGIQRNERSMFLPDGTRTLRAREEHPAFFRPRTLYDTYMKKYHVEDYANQNVLGRRSPVPKRWCSTHSLGHSSEGSLENLSGLHGSGFRCRDFPCMDTVSRSYSLSSLSRRQSSGSVDLSSEGLQHPLAAEGNKTFTQRNYRHHSKRTPLSSIIWNTPHSSENPLEQDRILRTQSLMDFGPKFEDMYPCSPWDNTKYEFYRSNLNHRRAIPNASHPSRAGYPDKFTDSVCFENWENYALCQPERNTATPRYRYSSLRGRTHLFHKRFPSGRMEEQLLGPDSNQYYNDDPFLTCDADFKRIPANPNDWQTAHAKNIGVWQRESEARNNVLEHLRNTDRLGNEATEEFLKSTKGIENRPMYTSTVPLPFIRARASNQPVLSDSKGPAKYAAQRQHLFTRGGQILTKPLVAHTQTKEDFQTPVSEELRDTGQSSRVGNGDLKEGALGPVSGEVDTNHPTKCPPKNSSAAVPQTSTSFKPPVSLDSNMQAKSASSRETEKMYLSSTQYRNRPIKENDHALKSDLGQMSPPRLSGYRTRDSFFQSLQRGARHSESLRISMPKKPHENIHSSGLGRAWKGSECDGLSDPCTEKSNKHSSFVRHATSNSITGSPSSSPPKSPVTYFTVPRKSASIDGSVISKKPLSSPRRRVQFENQAAIEDNLETLISNRNQRSSWNQRDPVAFASPAHSLSLKDVTCEGNIPQTKGHHPDHPLSATDKIVRKSEKSTITCCLDKTETTVLSDCEETDAGNPLQKCKTTSMVTVSVDEDNIKYHELISVYYTLPRKHSRKLCNLFLDDSSNVGSSPPSGQSPSKKCAHTVLEAAGFPCNSEKEDLPAETSVTPGMSQNSKIPDETNKKGPHFSSPIVDSLLAPHSQFMGSNRKEAPEQLMDAQALSGNRPLSLSTSNLKIPLGNVAALSSTLSTRNAQKENPLGCQPLNKSTVSNNPHITSDPATDAQVSSMEEKIRREAKVKERARHICHILALHSKKGNGLQPRNESVTSGVGETLTSGTTAQSHSENQTLQVEAAAIDNPSLQPNTPVTCLLKSPKSKQEQVLQNNPIQTVCTSSELSESNSVENQNLNSEGQLSYLPDGSTTENNLTSDNAQDKASETEKRKNRTSIKNKLAAMCKTNRKFSSKKNVNPKPHISSIFSQNDTPSSEMSEPLLISSVVPQSILQTGNENQNQSPQPGELENKKSQTHEGPLLVTNENRRPFANLCNQKRETDSSRHIDKRVESSVPNPSGLCQKEKESTLNNSQAHDEPLENINCPTVSKVTAEDLGQKKKDVTTIGESSLFSPSFDKNLNNLTKNYSKANICPQQKAVPPTEYNHYQNVKPSNRLKSQNLPLAGPSPSRLQRERHFSESSYTREPHRTVALKSNSIRPNSRKFNSYSELLSCNENENWEAYSDPNRTFGSRHLMYPSVEFGIFGKEQQQAFLDNIKRSLTEGRLWRPCLLKNPGFLRKEEVCSLNKSEPLGSSFPEINKSKEGSSERKPVEAGPVDSSDSDSDTTTDDEYYPNEHDKESEL, encoded by the exons attCTACAGCTGTGAAGCCCTCCACCCCACAAAACTCCCAAGCCCAGAAAAATGGATCTCCTTCCATCCTGGGAGGACTGCGGACACCATTTGCTTCTCTGTTCTCCTCTTTCAGAAAACCAAAAAGGCAGCCATTGAAGCCTCCGTCATCACCTCCTCAGCAGCACCATCACCCTCCACG aTATGACCGCTTTGCTCCAGGTCGCCTTAAATCTTCCAaattggaggaaatggcaaag ACTGAAACCTGTAACTCTCCTTTGGCCACTAAACTGACAAATAAGCGGTTTGATGGAAAGCAACCTGAGGTGATGGAAGACACCTCTACCTGGAATGAGcagctagaaaaagagctctTACGAG ttctaggGAGCCTGGATGAGCAGCTGGCACAGGAACAAGCCCAAGGTCCAGCAAAGAGAAGAACTACAACTGACTATGGCTGCAGAACATCGGACTCCAATCAGTATCCCACTGTTACCAGACAGAGTTTTCAGAGAGGAATACAGAGGAATGAGAGGAGCATGTTTTTGCCTGATGGGACAAGGACCCTGAGAGCCAGAGAGGAACACCCAGCTTTCTTCCGCCCAAGGACACTTTATGATACATATATGAAAAAATACCATGTGGAGGATTATGCGAACCAGAATGTTTTGGGCAGAAGGTCTCCTGTTCCAAAGAGATGGTGTTCTACTCATTCTCTTGGACATTCCTCagaaggcagcttggagaacCTTTCAGGCCTACATGGCAGTGGGTTTCGATGCAGGGACTTCCCATGCATGGATACAGTTAGCAGAAGTTATTCTTTGTCTTCTCTTTCAAGACGCCAGTCTTCAGGATCTGTTGATCTTTCCTCAGAAGGTCTGCAACACCCTTTGGCAGCAGAAGGCAACAAAACGTTCACACAAAGGAATTACCGCCACCATTCTAAGAGGACTCCCCTATCGTCTATCATATGGAACACACCACACTCGTCAGAAAATCCATTAGAACAAGATAGGATACTTCGGACACAATCATTAATGGACTTTGGCCCTAAATTTGAAGATATGTATCCTTGTTCTccatgggacaatacaaaatatgaATTTTATCGGTCAAACCTCAATCACAGAAGAGCAATACCAAATGCCAGTCATCCGAGCAGGGCTGGTTATCCTGACAAGTTTACAGACTCTGTGTGTTTTGAAAATTGGGAAAATTATGCATTGTGTCAGCCAGAAAGGAATACTGCTACCCCTCGCTACAGATATTCATCACTGCGTGGTAGGACACACCTCTTCCACAAGAGATTTCCTTCTGGAAGAATGGAGGAGCAGCTTTTGGGGCCTGACAGTAACCAGTATTATAACGATGACCCCTTTCTCACTTGTGATGCTGACTTTAAGAGAATTCCAGCTAATCCTAATGACTGGCAAACTGCCCATGCAAAAAACATTGGTGTATGGCAACGTGAGAGTGAGGCTCGAAATAATGTATTGGAACACCTGAGGAACACGGATCGTTTAGGCAATGAAGCCACTGAAGAGTTTTTAAAGTCCACAAAAGGCATAGAGAACCGTCCAATGTATACCTCAACAGTCCCTTTGCCGTTCATCAGAGCAAGGGCTTCCAATCAGCCTGTCCTATCTGATTCAAAGGGCCCAGCAAAATACGCAGCACAAAGGCAACATCTATTCACTAGAGGTGGACAAATACTCACAAAACCTTTGGTTGCACACACTCAGACCAAGGAAGACTTCCAAACACCCGTGTCAGAGGAGTTGAGGGATACTGGCCAGTCAAGCAGAGTAGGCAATGGAGACCTTAAAGAAGGGGCATTGGGACCAGTTTCTGGGGAAGTGGATACAAACCATCCAACTAAATGTCCTCCTAAGAATTCTTCAGCAGCTGTCCCACAGACCAGTACATCTTTTAAACCACCGGTCTCACTGGATTCGAACATGCAAGCCAAATCAGCTTCCTCAAGGGAGACTGAAAAAATGTATTTATCAAGCACTCAGTACAGAAATAGACCAATCAAGGAAAATGATCATGCTTTAAAGAGTGACCTTGGCCAAATGTCTCCTCCTAGGTTAAGTGGTTACAGGACAAGGGATTCATTTTTTCAAAGCTTGCAGCGAGGGGCACGTCATTCTGAAAGCTTGAGAATTTCCATGCCCAAGAAGCCACATGAGAATATCCATTCATCTGGTTTGGGTAGAGCCTGGAAAGGATCTGAATGTGATGGACTATCAGACCCTTGCACTGAAAAGTCAAACAAGCACAGCAGTTTTGTTAGACATGCAACTAGCAACAGCATcactggctctcccagcagcagtcctCCTAAATCTCCTGTTACATATTTCACTGTACCTAGGAAATCTGCCAGTATCGACGGTAGTGTTATATCAAAGAAACCTCTGTCTTCTCCTAGAAGAAGAGTCCAATTTGAAAACCAGGCAGCTATTGAAGACAATTTAGAGACACTTatatcaaacagaaatcaaaggaGTTCTTGGAATCAAAGAGACCCAGTTGCCTTTGCAAGTCCAGCCCATTCATTGTCGCTTAAAGATGTCACCTGTGAAGGAAACATTCCACAAACCAAAGGTCACCATCCTGATCATCCCTTAAGTGCAACAGATAAGATTGTCAGAAAATCAGAAAAAAGCACAATTACATGTTGTCTAGACAAAACGGAAACTACAGTGCTTTCTGACTGTGAGGAAACGGatgcaggaaatcctttgcagaAATGTAAAACTACCAGTATGGTTACAGTTAGTGTTGATGAAGATAACATCAAATACCATGAGCTGATTTCGGTTTATTATACATTACCGCGGAAACATTCAAGAAAGTTGTGTAATCTCTTTCTAGATGACTCCAGTAATGTAGGTTCTTCCCCACCCTCAGGACAGAGCCCCTCCAAGAAATGTGCTCACACTGTTTTAGAAGCTGCAGGCTTTCCTTGCAATTCAGAAAAAGAAGACTTGCCAGCTGAGACATCTGTCACTCCTGGTATGTCACAGAACTCAAAAATTCCAGATGAAACTAATAAAAAAGGCCCCCATTTTAGCAGTCCCATTGTAGACTCGCTCCTTGCTCCTCATTCACAATTTATGGGGAGCAACAGAAAAGAAGCACCAGAACAACTAATGGATGCTCAAGCACTTAGCGGCAACAGACCACTAAGCCTTAGCACATCCAATCTGAAAATTCCTTTGGGAAATGTTGCTGCACTATCTTCTACCCTAAGCACCAGAAATGCTCAAAAAGAGAATCCCTTGGGCTGTCAGCCACTGAATAAATCAACTGTGAGCAACAATCCACATATTACTTCAGATCCAGCAACTGATGCCCAAGTGAGCTCTATGGAAGAGAAAATTAGGCGAGAAGCAAAGGTCAAAGAGCGGGCACGTCATATATGCCATATCCTTGCCCTACATAGCAAAAAAGGGAATGGGTTGCAGCCAAGAAATGAAAGTGTCACAAGTGGCGTAGGTGAAACATTAACTTCAGGGACCACTGCGCAGTCACATTCTGAGAACCAGACACTTCAGGTGGAAGCAGCTGCCATAGATAATCCATCACTTCAACCAAATACTCCAGTTACGTGTCTTTTGAAGTCTCCAAAATCTAAGCAAGAGCAAGTGCTGCAGAATAACCCAATACAAACAGTTTGCACAAGCTCGGAGCTATCTGAGAGTAACTCAGTAGAAAACCAGAACCTTAATTCAGAAGGTCAGCTCTCATATTTGCCTGATGGTTCAACAACTGAAAATAATCTTACTTCGGATAATGCTCAAGATAAAGCCAgtgaaacagaaaaaagaaaaaataggaCTTCAATTAAAAACAAGCTGGCAGCCAtgtgcaaaacaaacagaaagtTTTCTAGTAAGAAAAATGTAAATCCTAAGCCACACATAAGTAGCATATTTTCACAGAATGACACTCCTTCTTCAGAGATGAGCGAACCTCTACTAATTTCATCAGTTGTTCCCCAGTCTATTCTGCAAACTGGGAATGAGAACCAGAATCAGAGCCCTCAGCCTGGTGAACTTGAGAACAAGAAATCACAAACCCATGAGGGTCCTCTGTTGGTTACCAATGAGAATAGGAGGCCTTTTGCAAACTTGTGCAATCAGAAAAGGGAAACTGACAGTTCCAGACACATTGATAAAAGAGTAGAGAGCAGCGTTCCAAACCCTTCAGGTTTATGTCAAAAAGAAAAGGAGTCCACACTAAATAATTCCCAAGCCCATGATGAACCTCTAGAAAATATCAACTGCCCCACAGTTTCCAAAGTTACTGCTGAAGATcttggccaaaagaaaaaagatgtCACAACCATTGGAGAGTCATCTTTGTTTTCCCCTTCCTTTGATAAAAACTTAAACAATCtaactaaaaattattcaaaggCAAATATTTGTCCGCAACAAAAGGCAGTTCCTCCCACAGAATACAACCACTATCAAAATGTTAAGCCCTCAAATAGGTTAAAAAGTCAAAACCTACCCCTTGCTGGGCCAAGTCCTAGCAGACTGCAGCGTGAGCGCCATTTTTCTGAAAGCTCCTACACACGAGAGCCCCACAGGACTGTAGCTCTAAAGAGCAACTCAATCCGCCCCAACAGTAGGAAATTTAATTCCTATTCAGAACTGTTGTCCTGCAATGAGAATgagaattgggaagcctatagtGACCCTAACAGGACCTTTGGATCTAGGCACTTAATGTATCCATCTGTTGAATTTGGTATTTTTGGGAAAGAGCAGCAGCAAGCTTTCTTGGATAATATAAAGAGATCACTTACTGAGGGACGGTTGTGGAGGCCATGTCTTCTGAAGAACCCTGGTTTTCTGAGAAAGGAGGAGGTCTGCTCCTTAAACAAGTCTGAGCCCTTGGGTTCAAGTTTCCCTGAGATAAATAAGTCCAAAGAAGGTTCGTCTGAAAGGAAGCCCGTTGAAGCAGGCCCTGTGGATTCTTCAGATTCAGACTCTGACACTACTACAGATGATGAATACTACCCAAATGAGCATGATAAAGAATCTGAACTTTGA